The proteins below come from a single Chryseobacterium sp. MA9 genomic window:
- a CDS encoding exopolyphosphatase, whose amino-acid sequence MKIAAIDIGSNAARLLINEVKINNRKPEFIKLNLLRIPLRLGMDVFTIGKIGPEREKMVIDSMKIFSDLMKIYKVDHYRACATSAMRDAANGNEIISLVKETSGINIEIISGDEEATLVYENHVAEGLDKEFAYLYIDVGGGSTELTFYENGKMVYEKSFNIGTIRLLNNLVTMDNWKEMKDEINKNIVSKKPIVAIGSGGNINKVFSMSKTKDGKPMSLSHLKKVYKEFNELSVEERMTNYNLREDRADVLVHALSIFNNVMSWSDINRIFVPKISVADGLIHNIYSQLQHKK is encoded by the coding sequence ATGAAGATAGCAGCGATAGACATAGGGAGTAATGCAGCCCGCCTTCTTATCAATGAAGTTAAGATTAATAACAGAAAACCTGAATTCATCAAACTCAATCTTCTCAGAATTCCTCTGAGACTGGGAATGGATGTTTTTACCATCGGAAAAATAGGTCCCGAAAGAGAAAAAATGGTCATTGATTCCATGAAAATCTTCAGTGACCTGATGAAAATATATAAAGTGGATCATTACAGAGCCTGTGCTACCAGCGCTATGCGTGATGCTGCCAATGGTAATGAAATTATCAGCCTCGTAAAAGAAACATCTGGAATCAACATCGAAATCATTTCCGGTGATGAAGAAGCTACCCTGGTCTATGAAAATCATGTTGCAGAAGGTCTTGATAAAGAATTCGCCTACTTATACATCGACGTTGGTGGAGGTTCTACAGAACTTACCTTCTATGAAAACGGTAAAATGGTTTACGAAAAATCATTCAATATCGGAACGATTCGTCTTCTCAACAACCTGGTTACGATGGATAACTGGAAAGAGATGAAGGACGAGATCAATAAAAATATCGTCAGTAAAAAACCAATTGTAGCCATTGGATCAGGAGGAAACATCAACAAAGTGTTCTCCATGAGCAAAACCAAAGACGGAAAACCAATGTCTTTATCTCACCTGAAAAAGGTCTATAAAGAATTCAATGAGTTGTCTGTGGAAGAAAGGATGACCAATTACAACCTTAGAGAAGACCGTGCCGATGTATTGGTACATGCCCTGAGTATCTTCAACAATGTGATGTCATGGTCTGATATCAACAGGATTTTTGTCCCTAAAATATCTGTGGCAGACGGATTGATCCATAATATTTACAGTCAGTTACAGCACAAAAAGTAA